ATGAACCCGGGCATGTTAGTGTAGGCAGCATCCACCATATAATATTTTCCTAACATGTGAGAGCCCCAAATCCATGTCAGCATATTTCAAACTTTATAACTAAACAAACCTTCAAGCAATGCTAAAGAGTCTATTAATCTATGCAAGTCTCACATATGAAAATCACTTGTTTTACTACAAACCTTTATATAAAAGAAAAGCATACCTAGAGGTGGCATTGGAAATCCTGAATTTGGATGGTGTAGTGTTTCCTGAAGGATTCTGGCGTCGTGTGCACTGCCCTCCCAACCGACTCGAACATAAACAAAACGCATGTCATGATCACAAGCTGCAAGCACATTTTGAGACAGCCCACCGTGCCTATTTCTGTACCGCTCGCTTATCTCTGTTCGACACCAAGCTGAGATGTGGGTTCCATCTAAGGCACCGACGCAATCCTATGAATTTTGAGGCAAATTACTCAAAGTCATGGCAGTATCAGCTAATAAACTATTCATATGGATGTTTTAGCATGAATACAATGTTCTAttcatatatatgaaaaaattatCAAGACAAATTACCAGAAAGATTAGATACGAACTTCATAGTCCTACCAAGAATTGGGTGTTTGTGTATTTACCTTGAACCACGGGTAAAACAGTCCGTTGTTCAAAATTCGGGGATGTGTCTCACCAACATCCCTCGGCCTAACAAATTCACGATCGAGTCGCACCAATGCTCGCAGAACTCTTCTTACATGCCGATCAATTGTCTCTGTGGAATATTGGAAACGCTCGGCTAAAACCCGATGACACTTATCATGGCTCAAGCACATTAGAGTTAGGGCAACGGATTCATGAATCCCAACCCTCTGAGAAAGATATGCGTGCCAGTACCCCCGGTCAACCAAGATGTCACACAAGTGTAGGAACAGGGGCACAGAGAGGCGCATATTCTCAATAATTCGATCCGGATGGCCATTTAGCACCTCAAGTACATAATCCCTGCCAGAGAGTGCACTATCTCggattcttctccttcttgaaaCACGATTCAGTCTGGGGTCAAAGAAAACCATTCCCATGAGAATGACCTCCATGAGTATGTTGTCGAGGTCAAGATCATCCATCTCATCGTCTAATTGTCCGCCCTGAACGTGCAGCTCGTTATCCATCAATTGAGATAACCATTGAGAATGATGTCCAGACTAGTGTTTGCAGAGACGTACTGTTGCTAGAGCTCCAGAAAATAGCCAACCTGCATCCACATGGAAATGCAATATCAATCGAATACAGTTTTACAAAAAATAAACTGGAAACACTAATGAATGTAGAAGATTTGGCCTCTAGACTCATAGTGCATATGGATTACACCCAATAATTCCCATGCATGCAAGCAGATAGACATTTTCTATATAAGTGCAATATATTTCCAATCTCGATCTTATATTTCCATCAAATTAGAACTACATGCAACCATAAGACAGCATAGTAATGGGATATGAGTTAACAACATAAGGTAGCTAATCAATGAAGTACAGTAAAGTGGCTTCTACACTTTGAAACACGGCCAGTTTAAAGATGGATTGCTGTGTACACACAGGATGGATACACAGGACACCTAACATCCTGCATATGATAGGAGATATTACAAAAATGCACCAATAAGCATATTAAAGTTATGGAAATAAACGTAACAAGCTTAATCCCTGCGTACATAGAAAAGTTTAAAACTCGAACAGCTGTAACTATAACCAAAGCACTTAACTTCCATAAGTTAAATGCGACACTAATAATTTTGGACAATTAAAGGCAACATAAAAATCTAATAAACAATTGTTTCATACAAGCATGtgcggaaaaaaaaaggaaaaaaataatgaaaaacaGTTTTCCGATACAACGGCATCATTGCTACTAAAGTTAAGGCATAGTCATACTCATACCAAACCTACTGCCAACTCAATACTCAAATGGCAGAGCAGGGAGGAAAACATAGGAAATTAACAAGCTCTAATAAGCGTAACTACAATAAAACTGGACTGGTCTCGATCTACTCGGGGGGTAAGAACCCTCTGCGCCTCACAAATGCAAGACGAGCAGTATCAGTAGTGCAAGTATTCCAGATCGCCCGCTCTGAAGAATCTCGCAAAATATCAGCAACGCCCAAATGCACATATATGTCTAGATTCAAGGCGAGGAGCTGTGCCAACGCGGCCTTTAGCTCAGAATCAACATCCACAGGGCGATGTGTAGTCTTCGACGGTGAACAGACCGAACCAATCATGCTATCTCCCTTTTTACCACTCAATTTTGTGTCAATGCTGTCTAGCACACGCATATACTGTTGGAATTCCCTCGAAGAACCTGAGAAGAATGAATCCTCTGACATGTCTCCCGATTTGCGCTTTTTTTTCTCCTTAGTCACTTTcgctttcccttttcctttccctttcctAGCCGAGGGTAACTTAACATCTTCACCCGATGAACCAACGTTAACAACATCCGAGGGCTTAGCACTTCTCGCAGCATTCTCCATTTCCAACTCCTCATCGATGTTGAGGGGCGATTCTTCATGTGCCCCACTGTAGTCCCCTATAGCGCCTTGGTTCATGAAGACTTCCTCAAGCAAATGAAATACATAGCATGATCTATTATAAAACCTTGTGAAGTCGCTGTTCACCTTCAAAAAATACATCAAAACAAGCATTAGATAATGCATAAAACACCCAAGACAGTTCTTTTCTGTGAGGCTATATTGCTTTGGTCGTCAGTCAGCAAATTATCGAAaggaaattgaaatgaaaaactGTCAAACAGATTTGATGTACTGATAAGCAAAATATCGGAATAGAGTACGTCGAGTAATTGCACAGCCTGGTCACATAGTCAAGTCTACAGACTAGAAAAATAACCGAAATGAAACCTTTATATAAGTACAAGTTAGCCAACCTAGAGTAGATCAGCCCAGCGGCCATCATCCATCATGAATGTGTACTTCGAAGAGTCCCAACCCATACCAGTACCTCGTCTCTTGAATGAAATATACAGTCTGGTTTGGCTCTGCAGGGCGTAGTACTTCGATCTGATGGTGTTTTTGGGAAAGAAAGTGCCAAAGGTAGCGTTAAGCGTAGCCATGACTTCGGGGATGACATGACTCCCGATATTGTTAGGGGTTATTTCTCCCTTCCTATGCATACTCAATAGATGTTGGGCAAATGCAATTTCGTGTTGTTCAGTGAAAGAATTACGCTGGGAATACTTTGCTCGTGGTCGACtcatctttttattctttaGGATGGAAACAATGCATGGCAAAGGAAATTTTTTAGCTTAAACAGTTTGCATGGCATAGTTTCTTTCTAATATATGGCATTCAACCAGTTTGCATGGCTTAAACAGCTTTACCTTGAAGTAGTTGGTGATGCACAGCTGCAAATCGTTCTCTCCACAAGCTGACTTCGAAGAATAACTGCCTAGGCGCCTACTTTTTTGAAAAGCTGGACAGCGAGAGAAGTTAGCATTATCCAACAATGAATAAATACTCATATAATCTAATAAAGACCCTGAGCGTGGAAGTAGTTCATACCCTTCCAAGCACGTCGAGTAACAGGGGGCATGTAGTTGAAGTAGGCTTCTAAAAAGTATCACCTAAATGGTTCACCTCAAAGCGAAGAAGGTTGACCGTAGAAATCTGAGCTAAACTTAATACATAAAAATACTAGTATGAGGCTATTTAAGCTGCGGAAAACAATTGAACTTCAGGGCCATAAGACTCTTAACAGTGTCCAAAAGCCATATTAAATACCAGTGTTATGGGTTATAACACATATTACCATCTATTTAAAAGAAGAGACCCAAGCGGAAGCTTTTGAAATGAAGGCAGATGCAAGCTCAACCAACAATTTTATTTGATAACTACTTTCCAACTCTTAATTCATAGAAATTATAGAAGGTGCACGTACAGAGGAACAGATACTAATGGATATAGTTGTACAACAGGCACTAATTTGAAATAGCTGTACCACAAGCactaatttgaattttattgctAGAAATGAAGTACTTCCATGGTGGAGAATATACGGACCTGGCGTGGTAAATGGCCAAAAAGACAGGACTGCGACACTATATCAAAAGCTAGTGCATATAAGAATGATTAGTACCTCCCTGCAATAACAGTTTTGGCAAAGTGTCGGCCACAACAGGTCTAAACCCAGTGATATAAGAGATTATTAGCCTAATAAAAATTGCAACTGGATAATCAATTGCAACTGGTAGACATTTTCTGCAATTAAACCCAAACAGGAAGCATAACCATTGCCAATTGATAACCGTCTGAAGCTGAAGACACACTGGAGACAACTGTATGTTCATACCACAAAAAATTTCACAGAGGCTTATCAATTAACATACCAACGCACAGACTTTCAGATTTTGGGGTTTTTGAACCAGCTTAGACAAATCAGCTGAGATTTGGGGGTTTGGGCAGAATGCTAATACAGGGATGATATGAAGGTCTCGACACATCAAAATCGGCCTATCAAAACATACTTGAAAATAGACTTGTTGTATCATTGCTAAAAAATAGACTTCAAATGCAAAACATACTGTCGAGAACTCATTCTGGTAGTACTAACCTGATGAGCTGAGACGACCGTTTAACACGCTAGAAGAATGTGCCTCAAGTGATTTGATTTTGCCGTAGATCTGGAGCCGCAATGGTCGGACAACCTCGCCGCAAGTTGAATGTCCAAACACAGGTTGTTCGAAGGCAACAATGGCGGAAATAGTGCAGCTTCGGCAATAGCAATCTTACTGGAGGATATCTCTTCACCTACCGTAGGTGGCTTGCATTAGCCGTACAATCGATGCCGTCTACAGGGAGAAGCTCGGCTCAAGTTGAATGTGGGTTCTGCGATTGTTCCAGAGCAATAATGGAGGAGAGGTGAAGCTTGGGCAAAGAGAGCGAGAGAAGAGGAAAGTGCTCTTTCGACTACTGAATACTGACAAGCGTTCAGTTTTTGGGACACAAAAACAGAGACGAGACAGAAATTATAAAACGGTGTCGTTTTCTAAAATGTACACTGTAGATGTTTGTTAGTTTCCTTCCGTGTTTTTGGACTACAAATgcagtttttgaaatatttgggGATCCAAACACAGCCCTTATCATTTGGGCGCCCCTACGAACGATAATGGGCCTGGGCCCTGGGTATCTCCTCTTCTCAACCGTCGTTGAAGGCGTAGGAATCGTCGAACACCCAACAACGCCTTTAATCAATTACTGCCACTAATATTTAACAATAGTGACCCGTCCTGATTAATCTCTGTGATTGAATAATAAGGACAGTCCATTTTTACCATTTGGTGGTGTGGCCCCCCCAGGATTCATTTATTTGTCAACTGTAAGAATTAAACGCTTGAACCTGGCTGTTGTGCCCGCAAAATTGCAACTAAATACTCCAATTTTATCCACGCCTCCAAAATTTACTGCCCAAAGCGTTAGAATTGACAGCACCAACGAACCACGCCTCCAAAACCCACCACAAAACAGCATGATGGTCTTGAGACAAACCACCCTAACGGCTATGCCGACAAACCAAccctctttttattttatttttttaatatattttgcaTTATCATTAGATGCAAAAGTGGCAATTATCAATATTGATCTCTGATTGACACAACAATGAAAGTTTTGGAAGTTACAAAATGAATTAGTTAGCATTCCAATTTCGCTCGCAAACCTtttatcaagttttttttttctctgtgtgtcataataatattaatatttaGAAAGAACTATAtatttagaaagaaaaaaaaaaggccaagTTTTCATAGTTCATCACACGCACAAGCAAAATCCTAACCCCTGATTCCGCTAGAGTAAAGTAGATTAGTGATAATCGAACTTTTAAcactcattttttattttaaatttgaatcttACCCTAAATTTGAATCCTCGTCCTCATGGCTCATTTGAGATGCGTCGTCGTGTGAGGTTGCGGCGTATTCCAGCTACTCAAATTGAAACATGTTACGAGTTACCAAAAAAAGAATCCTAACCCATTCAAGCCTTCGTACCCTATTCCTAAAGGGAAGGACGGACCACAACAACGCAAAACACAACAGAGAGTTCAACATCAATCAAATTTATAGTCGTGGAAAGTGAAAACAACTCAATCCGTCAATCGACGCGTCACGCAGTTCCTGTTCCCACTATACTCTCTTACCCTTTCCTCACCTCACGCTCTCCACCAGTATGAGGACACCTTTACGCGCATTGGACGGCTGCCGTGTCCAGGGCGAATATGTCCGTAAATCCATCTGCGCGTGATCTTTACGTCTTAACCAATGTGTAGTGCAGTGTGGTGTCCGTTTTCAACTGCATCCACGTGGCAATGGCAGTAACAAAAATGGGAGCCGGAACCCTACTCCGCCAGCCTGGAAGAAGCTGCGTGCGCTTATTGCCATGCTAGCCACCCCAGTCTTCCATGTCCTTCGAATTCGTTGACCAAAAATCTGGCTTAATTAATAATTAGGCCCTACTGGTACAAGTGTATTTGTATCAGACAACTATGGGACTATGATGATCATTATAAAGTTGTCGGCTTGTCCCCAAAATTAACGAGTTCTTGTTTCACTTTACCTGAACTTCAGttccttcaaaaaaataaaaatttaccctTCAGTGTTTGGTACAGGAATTGAGAAAATACGGAACTAGTAGTAAGTATCTAGCACGTATATGGTCAGAGATAATTTCTACTTAATAGATAGAGGGGTGGGAAGTGGGAAGGGTATTGTCCTGGTTTCCATTTTTTGTTGATCGGTTGTCTCTCCGGACAGATTACAGAATGGGAGCTTGCGTATCCAAACCCAGCAAGTGTGTAGTGGGTGGATTGAATCTTAGAAGAAAGGGTCGTCGGATTGGGAGGCCAAGGAGAAGAACCAAGACTCAATCTCTTTCAAACAAGCTCAGCAAGGTTGAACCTTCTCATTCTACGGATCTTCCTCACCGCAATCCCACATACCAAGGTACCAAATctatttcccctttttctttttctttttttcccttcacATTGTGTGAAGTCAGAATCATGGTCGGTAGTAGCTGCgtgtctttttctttctttgaattGGAGCTGGGGCTGGTGAAAGACAAGATTATCGACATTAATCTGCCTTGCTTCTATGCATTGGGCTACTTTAGCTAATCTTGTCCTGGATTGATGAGGAACTGGATATTGAAAGCATAGCGTTCTGCTGAGCAACTATTTAATATATCTTCACATAGCATtatctcccccccccccctctccctTTTTTGGACTTTTAGGTTATCTTTAGTTCTCCTGATCATTATTCGGGTATAATGGTCTTCTACATTGTAAAAAGGACTTGCTGATATGCAGTCGCTTTTCGCTGTTTATTGTCTGTTAACTGACCTTCTCTATTTCCCTTCTCAAGTTCTGAGTGTTGTACTTTGCATGTGCTTATTTTGGTCCTTCTGCGCTTGGCAGGAAAATCTGAGGCTTGGTTTGATCCAGACACAGTGATTGATTCTGATGGTGATGATGATTTTTATAGTGTTCAAGATGGTAATTTCCTTGAACGTTTTTGGAATTGAGTATCAATTTGACGGTGTGATTTCTAGTTTTCCAGCAATCAACCTGTTGGATTTCTAATTTCTGTTGTGTATGACTTCCCTGAGCTGCAGATATGTCTCAAATTGAAAGTGGATCCTCGTCAGACGTTGTTACTCCAAGATATTCTGACAACAGGCATTTTAACGTGGCTTATCCCTCTGATCCTGAAGTGAAGCCAAGTGGACCATCATCCAGCAACTTGGAAGCTCATACGGCTAAAGAAGATTCTGCTCGAGAAGGGAATATGAACAATGCTCAGCTGCAAGCTGATGATCACCAGGAGCAGGCAAATgatcaagctcattttgataTAGTCTCTTCTCATTCCGTGGATAGAAGTGCTGTAAAAAGTGAAACGGCAAAGTTGCACAATTGTGGACCTCAAGCTCATAACTGTCTGCCTTGCCTTGTTTGTTCTACCTCCCGAGAAGAGAAGACCGCAAAGTCATTAGCCCCTCATTcaacaaatttcaagaaaagatCATCTTTTAAGCTTTCATTTAAACGCCGAGAAGGACAAGCTAGTTCTGCTTTATGTAAGTATTATTGTCAACACTTTCTCATCCTTAGTCAGGAGTTAGCACTGTCACTGTCTATTTCCCTACAGGAAAAAATTTACTAAGAATCCTCGGTAGGTTGTAAAATGATGAGCAAATCCACCTCTCCCAACACGGCTCCTGTATGCTTTGTTGCTTTGTAAGTGGTCTTGTTTGACTTAGTAAGCCTAATTTCCACTTTATCATTTCAGTGTCGCCAAGGGCTACTGTTCAAAGACCTTTAGCTGGTTCTCAGGTCCCGCATTGCACAGCTGAGAAAAGAA
The genomic region above belongs to Coffea arabica cultivar ET-39 chromosome 7c, Coffea Arabica ET-39 HiFi, whole genome shotgun sequence and contains:
- the LOC113698842 gene encoding uncharacterized protein, which produces MDNELHVQGGQLDDEMDDLDLDNILMEVILMGMVFFDPRLNRVSRRRRIRDSALSGRDYVLEVLNGHPDRIIENMRLSVPLFLHLCDILVDRGYWHAYLSQRVGIHESVALTLMCLSHDKCHRVLAERFQYSTETIDRHVRRVLRALVRLDREFVRPRDVGETHPRILNNGLFYPWFKDCVGALDGTHISAWCRTEISERYRNRHGGLSQNVLAACDHDMRFVYVRVGWEGSAHDARILQETLHHPNSGFPMPPLGKYYMVDAAYTNMPGFMAPFRAARGTQHERAAKALFNRRHASVRNIIERSFGVLKKRFPILKGPMQNYLITTQNNIVLACCTLHNFMRDYAPNDEYFDEEAALGAQLDLQEGGNEIHEAQPIDMSQQGIQNWNENRRAIAVHMYVNRHGA
- the LOC113700203 gene encoding uncharacterized protein: MGACVSKPSKCVVGGLNLRRKGRRIGRPRRRTKTQSLSNKLSKVEPSHSTDLPHRNPTYQGKSEAWFDPDTVIDSDGDDDFYSVQDDMSQIESGSSSDVVTPRYSDNRHFNVAYPSDPEVKPSGPSSSNLEAHTAKEDSAREGNMNNAQLQADDHQEQANDQAHFDIVSSHSVDRSAVKSETAKLHNCGPQAHNCLPCLVCSTSREEKTAKSLAPHSTNFKKRSSFKLSFKRREGQASSALLSPRATVQRPLAGSQVPHCTAEKRISECWSEVAPNTFRVRGQNFMRDKKKEYAANYAAFHPFGVDVFLSPRKIDHIARFVELPSIDSAGEVPPILVVNLQIPLYPATIFSSECDGEGMNLVFYFKISENYSKELPVQFQENIRRIIDGEVEKIKSFPLDTNAPFRERLKILGRLVNMEDLNLGVAEKKLMITYNEKPVLSRPQHEFYLGANYFEIDLDIHRFSYIARKGFEAFHDRLKQCVFDFGLTIQGNKADDLPERILCCIRLNKICYSNYNQLSV